A window of the Egibacter rhizosphaerae genome harbors these coding sequences:
- a CDS encoding gas vesicle protein K has product MAGFDLSRELDRLLDEGRSGEARPEDVQKGLAQLVLTLVELLRDLMERQALRRMENGSLDEEEIERLGGTFLALQARMDELKEVFGLTDEDLNLDLGPLGRLR; this is encoded by the coding sequence ATGGCCGGGTTCGACCTGAGCCGGGAGCTGGACCGCCTCCTCGACGAAGGCCGCTCCGGGGAGGCGCGGCCGGAGGACGTACAGAAGGGGCTCGCCCAGCTGGTCCTGACGCTGGTCGAGCTGCTGCGCGACCTGATGGAGCGCCAGGCGCTGCGTCGCATGGAGAACGGCTCCCTCGACGAGGAGGAGATTGAGCGCCTCGGCGGCACGTTCCTGGCGCTCCAGGCGCGGATGGACGAGCTGAAGGAGGTGTTCGGGCTCACCGACGAGGACCTCAACCTCGACCTGGGTCCGCTCGGTCGACTCCGCTGA
- the lon gene encoding endopeptidase La, with product MTEDLTIEALPLLPLENGVVVPTMVVNVAIDSSEAHAAVDASSETDRRVVLVPRQDGEYARIGAIAQIEQLEPLPDGRRAALIRGVERVRIGAGTAEQGGLHVHVHPVEEPSGDPERVEQLVTEFRAVASGLLERRGGRQLAAMLSEISEPGQLADLAVYAPELTFAQKIEILETLDVAERLERALGWLRDRLAEASVQADIESQVTEELEETQREQLLRRQLEAIKRELGEGDAEDPAARYRERLEELETRGDGVPTAVRDAVERELGRLERTSEQNPEHGWIRSYLDALTELPWGVRDRDTTDLDAAREVLDADHAGLEKIKDRVVEQLAVRKLRVDRGLEATGEGSARRGEGAILTLIGPPGVGKTSLGESVARALGRQFVRIALGGVRDEAEIRGHRRTYVGAQPGRIARALEEAGTMNPVVVLDEIDKVGADWRGDPSSALLEVLDPAQNHTFRDHYLELDLDLSDVIFLATGNVADTIPPALGDRMEVLRLDGYSDTDKHAIARDHLLPAQLAAHGLEPHELTVDDGALDRIISEYTREAGVRALQRGLATVARKVATRIASDTTEPPVAIGLDDVPELLGPRTFQRETAVEIDEPGVATGLAVTGAGGEILFVEAAALPDGESGLQITGQLGDVMRESAQIALAHVRSHAGGLGLGDAVTDRPYHVHVPAGATPKDGPSAGVAMTATLASLVSGRRVRGDVGMTGEITLQGKVLPVGGITAKVLAAHRAGLAEVILPGRNAPDLDEVPDEVREAVQIHLVDRIEDALAIALEAPEALAA from the coding sequence ATGACAGAGGACCTCACCATCGAGGCACTCCCGCTGCTGCCGCTCGAGAACGGCGTGGTGGTGCCGACGATGGTCGTGAACGTCGCGATCGACAGCTCGGAGGCCCACGCCGCCGTCGACGCGAGCAGCGAGACCGACCGGCGCGTCGTGCTCGTCCCGCGCCAGGACGGCGAGTACGCACGCATCGGGGCGATCGCGCAGATCGAACAGCTCGAACCGCTGCCCGACGGGCGTCGTGCCGCGCTGATCCGCGGGGTTGAGCGCGTCCGGATCGGTGCGGGGACGGCCGAGCAGGGCGGCCTGCACGTCCACGTCCACCCGGTCGAGGAACCATCCGGGGATCCCGAGCGAGTCGAGCAACTCGTCACGGAGTTCCGCGCCGTCGCGAGCGGCCTGCTCGAACGGCGCGGCGGCCGCCAGCTCGCGGCGATGCTGTCCGAAATCAGCGAACCCGGACAGCTGGCCGATCTCGCCGTGTACGCCCCCGAGCTCACGTTCGCGCAGAAGATCGAGATCCTCGAGACCCTCGATGTCGCCGAACGTCTCGAGCGCGCGCTCGGTTGGCTGCGTGACCGGTTGGCCGAGGCCTCCGTGCAGGCCGACATCGAGTCGCAGGTGACCGAGGAACTCGAGGAGACCCAGCGCGAGCAGCTCCTGCGCCGCCAGCTCGAGGCGATCAAGCGAGAGCTCGGCGAGGGCGACGCCGAGGACCCCGCGGCCCGGTACCGCGAGCGGCTCGAGGAGCTCGAGACGCGGGGGGACGGGGTCCCCACCGCGGTCCGCGACGCCGTCGAGCGCGAGCTCGGGCGGCTCGAGCGCACGAGCGAGCAGAACCCCGAGCACGGGTGGATCCGCTCCTACCTCGACGCCCTCACCGAGCTGCCGTGGGGCGTCCGCGACCGCGACACGACCGACCTCGACGCCGCCAGGGAGGTCCTCGACGCGGACCACGCCGGGCTCGAGAAAATCAAGGACCGGGTCGTCGAACAGCTCGCGGTGCGCAAGCTGCGCGTCGACCGAGGCCTCGAGGCCACCGGCGAGGGGTCCGCACGCCGGGGCGAGGGGGCGATCCTCACCCTCATCGGCCCTCCCGGCGTGGGCAAGACCTCGCTCGGTGAATCGGTGGCCCGCGCCCTGGGTCGCCAGTTCGTGCGCATCGCGCTCGGCGGGGTGCGCGACGAGGCGGAGATCCGCGGTCATCGGCGCACCTACGTGGGGGCGCAGCCGGGCCGAATCGCCCGGGCACTCGAGGAAGCCGGCACCATGAACCCCGTCGTCGTGCTCGACGAGATCGACAAGGTGGGGGCCGACTGGCGAGGTGACCCCTCGTCGGCGCTGCTCGAGGTCCTCGATCCCGCGCAGAACCACACGTTCCGGGACCACTACCTCGAGCTCGACCTCGACCTGTCCGACGTGATCTTCCTCGCGACGGGCAACGTCGCGGACACGATCCCGCCGGCGCTCGGCGACCGCATGGAGGTGCTGCGCCTCGACGGCTACAGCGACACGGACAAGCACGCGATCGCCCGCGATCACCTGCTCCCCGCTCAGCTGGCGGCACACGGGCTCGAGCCCCACGAGCTCACGGTCGACGACGGGGCACTGGACCGCATCATCAGTGAGTACACCCGGGAAGCCGGGGTGCGCGCGCTCCAGCGCGGGCTCGCCACGGTGGCCCGCAAGGTCGCGACCCGGATCGCTTCCGACACGACCGAGCCACCGGTGGCCATCGGGCTCGACGACGTGCCCGAATTGCTCGGGCCCCGGACGTTCCAGCGCGAGACCGCCGTCGAGATCGACGAGCCGGGCGTGGCCACGGGCCTCGCGGTGACCGGCGCGGGAGGGGAAATCCTCTTCGTCGAGGCTGCCGCGCTTCCGGACGGGGAATCGGGGCTGCAGATCACCGGCCAGCTCGGCGACGTGATGCGCGAGTCGGCCCAGATCGCGCTCGCGCACGTGCGCTCGCACGCGGGAGGGCTGGGGCTCGGTGACGCGGTCACCGACCGGCCCTACCACGTGCACGTGCCCGCGGGCGCGACCCCGAAGGACGGACCGTCGGCCGGTGTCGCCATGACCGCCACGCTCGCGAGCCTGGTCTCGGGTCGGCGGGTCCGCGGCGACGTCGGGATGACCGGCGAGATCACGCTGCAGGGCAAGGTCCTGCCGGTCGGGGGCATCACCGCCAAGGTGCTCGCTGCGCACCGCGCCGGCTTGGCCGAGGTGATCCTGCCCGGGCGCAACGCACCGGACCTCGACGAGGTGCCCGATGAGGTTCGGGAAGCCGTGCAGATCCACCTCGTCGACCGGATCGAGGACGCCCTGGCGATCGCCCTGGAGGCGCCGGAGGCACTGGCGGCCTGA
- a CDS encoding YdhR family protein has product MIIARVSFPLSEPPDPETVQSALEASIAGWRGTPGLIRKYYITSEDGREVGGIYVWESKEAAENGYTDAWREHMTGVFGVPPTITYLPCQAVLDNDADEALTPEPR; this is encoded by the coding sequence ATGATCATCGCGCGCGTGAGCTTTCCGCTCAGCGAACCCCCCGACCCGGAGACCGTGCAGTCCGCCCTCGAGGCGAGCATCGCCGGCTGGAGGGGGACGCCGGGCCTGATCCGCAAGTACTACATCACGAGCGAGGACGGCCGCGAGGTCGGCGGAATCTACGTGTGGGAGTCCAAGGAGGCCGCCGAGAACGGCTACACCGACGCGTGGCGGGAGCACATGACCGGAGTGTTCGGGGTCCCGCCCACGATCACCTACCTACCGTGTCAGGCAGTGCTCGACAACGACGCCGACGAGGCCCTCACCCCGGAGCCGCGGTGA
- a CDS encoding GvpL/GvpF family gas vesicle protein, whose protein sequence is MANERDLLRELQSVLAEADVDVTSLVEGAWEDAREEVRATLTRLMAHDLLRRSLGTLQGGSASHGAAADVAQGGASDAVEGGASGVAHDGPAAAPAPEGTTDTAVHADAPEDPPAELATYLFGVVGGEVTLPEAELPQLPGGGPVRLLPAARCQALVCDVDPSSFEALREATPDGLELLAAAAYVHDEVLATFAQGPVLPLGLGTVLPDDQAVEGLLVRHADRLETELDRIRGRSEWAVTVHEPAPEAAPPAEGPAATSGHDYLEQRRAALQARESRWEQEERVAASFHGPLAACARDAVEVGARPLEQDDPPLLHGVYLLDDDARDRFDSTVEYLRAEHPDVEVEVTGPWPPYHFTSLDLSDDAPTDQGTP, encoded by the coding sequence TCGAGGGGGCATGGGAGGACGCGCGCGAGGAGGTGCGCGCGACACTGACCCGTCTGATGGCCCACGACCTGCTGCGGCGATCACTCGGCACCCTGCAAGGGGGTTCGGCCTCGCACGGGGCCGCGGCCGACGTCGCCCAGGGTGGGGCGTCCGACGCCGTCGAGGGTGGAGCGTCCGGCGTCGCCCACGATGGGCCGGCTGCTGCGCCAGCGCCTGAGGGGACGACCGACACCGCCGTGCACGCGGACGCGCCCGAGGACCCACCAGCGGAGCTCGCCACCTACCTGTTCGGCGTGGTCGGAGGCGAGGTGACGCTGCCCGAGGCGGAGCTGCCGCAACTGCCGGGCGGGGGCCCGGTCCGCCTGCTTCCCGCGGCCCGATGCCAGGCCCTCGTGTGCGACGTGGACCCGAGCTCCTTCGAGGCGCTGCGCGAGGCGACCCCGGACGGGTTGGAGCTGCTGGCCGCGGCCGCCTACGTCCACGACGAGGTGCTCGCCACCTTCGCGCAGGGTCCGGTCTTGCCCCTCGGCCTCGGCACCGTCCTCCCCGACGACCAAGCGGTCGAGGGGCTCCTGGTGCGACACGCCGACCGACTCGAGACCGAGCTCGATCGGATCCGCGGTCGGAGCGAGTGGGCGGTCACGGTGCACGAGCCAGCGCCCGAGGCCGCACCGCCAGCGGAGGGCCCCGCCGCGACATCCGGGCACGACTACCTCGAGCAGCGCCGCGCCGCGCTCCAAGCGCGCGAGTCGCGGTGGGAGCAAGAGGAGCGGGTCGCGGCAAGCTTTCACGGGCCGCTGGCCGCCTGTGCCCGCGACGCGGTGGAGGTCGGCGCGCGGCCGCTGGAGCAGGACGACCCACCGCTTCTGCACGGGGTCTACCTCCTCGACGACGACGCACGCGACCGGTTCGACTCGACCGTGGAGTACCTGCGCGCCGAGCACCCCGACGTGGAGGTCGAGGTGACGGGCCCGTGGCCGCCGTACCACTTCACCTCGCTGGACCTGTCCGACGACGCCCCCACCGACCAGGGGACCCCGTGA
- a CDS encoding GvpL/GvpF family gas vesicle protein, with protein sequence MIHLYGLTSQPSHVEGLAGIDDRPVAELTCGPLHAATTTHDRAPSPTEEAALAHAATVAALAEATPTLPVRFGVQHAHVDGLRAALAEVQDQLVAALESVGDAAEFVVRLDRPRTTTAAPAARQEDEAHPESPNAGPGYTYLSRRLAQQHAQVAQHREVLAELRSVTRALDPQARQVIERSGPRGPERCFLVPRTHVDGFAEAAAAAAGALDRGVWGGPWPPYSFVEEAVPT encoded by the coding sequence GTGATCCACCTCTACGGGCTCACCAGCCAGCCGTCCCACGTGGAGGGGCTCGCGGGCATCGACGACCGGCCGGTCGCCGAGCTGACCTGCGGCCCCCTGCACGCGGCGACCACGACCCACGACCGTGCCCCGTCACCGACCGAGGAGGCCGCCCTCGCGCACGCAGCGACGGTCGCTGCCCTCGCGGAGGCGACGCCGACGCTGCCGGTGCGCTTCGGGGTGCAGCACGCCCACGTCGACGGGCTGCGCGCTGCCCTGGCCGAGGTGCAGGATCAGCTGGTCGCGGCGCTGGAGTCGGTCGGCGACGCGGCGGAGTTCGTGGTGCGGCTCGACCGCCCGCGCACCACCACGGCGGCCCCCGCCGCCCGGCAGGAGGACGAGGCGCACCCGGAGAGCCCGAATGCCGGTCCCGGCTACACGTACCTCAGTCGGCGGCTGGCCCAGCAGCACGCGCAGGTGGCGCAGCACCGCGAGGTCCTCGCCGAGCTCCGATCCGTCACGCGTGCGCTGGATCCGCAAGCCCGGCAGGTCATCGAGCGCTCGGGGCCGCGCGGCCCCGAGCGGTGCTTCCTCGTCCCGCGCACCCACGTCGACGGCTTCGCCGAGGCCGCGGCAGCGGCAGCGGGCGCGCTCGATCGGGGCGTGTGGGGCGGCCCCTGGCCCCCGTACTCCTTCGTGGAGGAGGCGGTGCCGACATGA
- a CDS encoding AI-2E family transporter — protein sequence MKPGSTNAGVQPRLWKAGRTGWALVGIAAALVVAWLVLAELAVVVVPLVLALFPATLLVPVADWLKRRRAPAALAALLALLGGLALIGLVVGLMVPLVAMELPELTESASEGLGELQQFLDEQFGLEIGGISELIDEGAQLLGEAGDVAAQGMQAAAMAVETIAGMLIMLVILFFYLKDGRRLARSLTRTAPSHLRPAFREIGGRAWTTLTAYFRGQLLVALVDAVFIGLGLLLLGVPLALPLAVLIFFGGLFPVVGAIATGALAVLVALADGGLVTGLIVLGLILAVQQLEANVLQPYVLGQAISLHPMMVLLAITAGAIAANVLGAFLAVPAAAIIARAIDYLREETQTEAPGASGQSQQPS from the coding sequence GTGAAGCCCGGTTCCACCAACGCCGGCGTGCAGCCCCGCCTCTGGAAGGCCGGACGCACGGGATGGGCGCTCGTGGGCATCGCCGCCGCGCTCGTCGTCGCATGGCTCGTGCTGGCCGAGCTCGCCGTCGTGGTCGTGCCCCTCGTACTCGCCCTGTTTCCAGCGACGTTGCTCGTCCCGGTCGCGGACTGGCTGAAGCGGCGTCGGGCGCCCGCCGCGCTCGCGGCACTGCTCGCCCTGCTCGGAGGGCTCGCCCTCATCGGGCTCGTCGTGGGGCTGATGGTCCCGCTCGTGGCCATGGAGCTGCCCGAGCTGACCGAGTCGGCGAGCGAGGGGCTCGGCGAGCTCCAGCAGTTCCTCGACGAGCAGTTCGGCCTCGAGATCGGCGGGATCTCCGAGCTCATCGACGAGGGCGCCCAGCTGCTCGGCGAGGCCGGCGACGTGGCAGCGCAGGGCATGCAGGCCGCGGCGATGGCGGTCGAGACCATCGCCGGCATGCTGATCATGCTCGTGATCCTGTTCTTCTACCTCAAGGACGGCCGGCGGCTGGCCCGCAGCCTCACGAGGACCGCACCGAGCCACCTTCGCCCCGCCTTCAGGGAGATCGGTGGCCGCGCCTGGACCACGCTGACCGCGTACTTCCGAGGTCAGCTGCTCGTGGCGCTGGTCGACGCGGTGTTCATCGGACTCGGGCTGCTGCTGCTGGGCGTGCCGCTCGCGCTCCCGCTGGCGGTCCTCATCTTCTTCGGCGGGCTCTTCCCCGTCGTCGGGGCCATCGCGACGGGAGCGCTGGCCGTCCTCGTTGCGCTCGCCGATGGCGGGCTCGTCACGGGACTGATCGTGCTGGGGCTGATCCTCGCCGTGCAGCAGCTCGAGGCGAACGTCCTCCAGCCGTACGTGCTGGGCCAGGCGATCAGCCTGCACCCGATGATGGTGCTGCTCGCCATCACCGCCGGCGCGATCGCCGCGAACGTGCTCGGCGCCTTCCTCGCCGTCCCGGCCGCCGCCATCATCGCCCGCGCGATCGACTACCTCCGCGAAGAGACGCAGACTGAAGCACCCGGCGCCTCAGGGCAGAGCCAACAGCCGTCCTAG
- the gvpJ gene encoding gas vesicle protein GvpJ, with product MLDRVLDRGVTITGDVVLSVAGVDLVHLGVRLVLKGIDGDEEVP from the coding sequence GTGCTCGACCGGGTCCTCGACCGAGGAGTCACCATCACTGGCGACGTGGTCCTGTCGGTCGCCGGCGTCGACCTCGTCCACCTCGGCGTCCGCCTGGTTCTCAAGGGGATCGACGGCGACGAGGAGGTGCCGTGA